One window of the Acaryochloris sp. CCMEE 5410 genome contains the following:
- a CDS encoding TerB N-terminal domain-containing protein, with protein MGIVHWLKRVLEPKRPRSSPASSSEPATTAKEEAPSIVHESVAEPPLSPTVEPVQQSPLSLTVEPVQQLQQSALQTAVLPEPAPPVRQVSTPKSQPPTPSRATWISVDKTVLVGSYCLPGLVYVGDNLKGISTHVSTEPALIRPQLKLDEAKPDRNGNWISEWPSYSEIPSASRAAYLEWLADGRCDPQIPLGYVYLFFYGLERRVLRDFRRAKRPILTELCTIMIEVERLQNLYGDQETFGEETRQFLDICRFLLPNQITALPPPWTFESVEMPLSLEVGLGTLAATQTPLPADWALSWVMHAFPGKLRTPASRCFSEWRSWFKYEYHQNFGDGLLLDPDPDQTLPNDTVIYQPTSVSFGGNIKLDIPERPKIANSEAILERLLHLVEAGMQTLDPYSRWLGRNPEGQGSYSALLLLPPELMVECASPQVKAFRAWVENSLSERDIAVVWGQDLLQQWQDPPPDKLTKLEATVLSDYLTRLGIGIEPDVQLGGKPPASNQPYVFFRLPETFRSEPSDKFKLATLLLHLAVMVVVADGAVTVPEFQRLQNYLASTPHLQNGERARLHAHLQGLLVDKLSLRGLKVKLQPLSAERKLAIAKFLIHLAAVDGEINPSEISILSKLYPLLGLESQAVYSHIHEMTVETLPATVTSSTSNADASQTETLQLDRALIDAKVTESATVSALLADVFIEDDLPEEAVEPDGIPGIAGLDQQHSQLLQHLSQKSEWERQDLEPLVDRLGLMLDGALEIINEVAFEQCDDPLTEGEDPIVIDVDILQMLLSSD; from the coding sequence ATGGGGATTGTTCACTGGTTAAAGCGAGTATTAGAGCCAAAGCGACCTCGATCGAGTCCTGCTTCCTCTTCTGAGCCTGCAACGACGGCCAAAGAAGAAGCACCATCCATTGTTCACGAGAGCGTTGCTGAACCGCCTTTAAGTCCAACGGTTGAGCCAGTTCAGCAATCGCCACTCAGTCTAACAGTTGAGCCAGTTCAGCAACTTCAGCAGTCTGCACTGCAGACAGCAGTACTACCAGAACCTGCGCCCCCTGTTCGGCAAGTTTCAACACCTAAGAGTCAGCCACCTACGCCATCACGAGCGACCTGGATATCGGTAGATAAAACAGTACTCGTGGGTAGCTACTGCTTACCGGGTTTGGTTTATGTGGGGGATAACCTCAAAGGGATTAGCACCCATGTCAGCACTGAACCAGCTTTAATTCGACCGCAACTGAAGCTTGATGAAGCGAAGCCTGATCGCAATGGCAATTGGATTAGCGAATGGCCGTCCTATAGCGAAATTCCCTCGGCTAGCCGAGCGGCCTATTTGGAGTGGTTGGCGGATGGGCGATGTGATCCCCAGATTCCCTTAGGGTATGTGTATTTATTCTTCTATGGTCTAGAGCGCCGGGTTCTCAGGGATTTTCGACGGGCTAAACGACCTATCCTGACAGAATTATGCACCATCATGATCGAGGTGGAGCGCCTCCAAAATTTGTATGGTGATCAAGAGACCTTTGGCGAAGAAACTCGCCAATTTTTAGACATTTGCCGTTTCCTACTTCCTAACCAAATCACAGCTTTGCCACCACCCTGGACCTTTGAATCCGTAGAGATGCCTCTGAGTTTAGAGGTTGGCCTAGGAACATTAGCAGCGACGCAAACCCCACTCCCTGCAGACTGGGCGTTGTCCTGGGTGATGCATGCCTTTCCTGGTAAGTTGCGAACACCTGCTTCTCGCTGTTTTTCAGAGTGGCGGTCTTGGTTTAAGTATGAGTATCACCAGAATTTTGGTGATGGGCTATTGCTAGACCCCGATCCAGACCAAACGCTCCCTAACGATACAGTCATCTATCAACCGACGAGTGTGTCTTTTGGGGGCAACATTAAGCTGGACATTCCCGAACGGCCTAAAATTGCAAATTCAGAGGCGATCTTAGAGCGGCTCCTGCATTTAGTAGAGGCAGGAATGCAAACCCTTGACCCTTATAGCCGCTGGCTAGGGCGTAATCCAGAGGGGCAAGGCAGCTATAGTGCCCTTTTATTGTTGCCACCGGAACTGATGGTAGAGTGTGCCTCCCCGCAAGTGAAGGCATTTCGAGCCTGGGTGGAAAACAGCCTTTCTGAAAGAGATATCGCGGTTGTGTGGGGACAAGACCTATTACAGCAGTGGCAGGATCCCCCTCCAGATAAGCTGACGAAATTAGAGGCAACGGTTTTATCGGATTACTTGACTCGTTTAGGGATTGGGATTGAGCCGGATGTTCAGTTAGGCGGCAAACCTCCTGCCTCAAATCAACCCTATGTGTTTTTCCGGCTTCCAGAAACATTCCGCTCTGAGCCGTCCGACAAATTTAAATTGGCGACGCTGTTATTACACCTAGCCGTAATGGTGGTGGTGGCAGATGGAGCAGTGACGGTGCCTGAGTTCCAGCGCTTGCAGAACTATTTAGCTTCAACGCCCCATTTGCAGAATGGTGAACGGGCTAGGTTGCATGCGCATTTGCAGGGTTTACTAGTCGATAAGCTCTCGCTGCGAGGGCTGAAAGTTAAGTTGCAGCCCTTGTCTGCGGAACGCAAGCTTGCGATCGCAAAGTTTCTCATCCATTTAGCGGCGGTTGATGGTGAGATTAACCCATCAGAAATTTCTATTCTCAGCAAGCTTTATCCCTTATTAGGGCTAGAGTCTCAGGCGGTCTACAGTCATATTCATGAAATGACGGTAGAGACTCTGCCCGCGACGGTAACCTCGTCAACGTCCAATGCTGATGCCAGTCAGACGGAGACACTGCAATTAGATCGGGCTTTAATTGATGCCAAAGTGACGGAGTCTGCTACGGTTTCTGCCTTGCTAGCAGATGTGTTTATTGAGGATGATCTGCCTGAAGAGGCCGTTGAACCAGACGGTATTCCAGGCATTGCCGGGCTAGATCAGCAACACTCTCAATTACTACAGCATCTCAGTCAAAAATCTGAATGGGAGCGACAAGATCTGGAACCCCTGGTCGATCGGCTCGGCCTGATGCTAGATGGAGCTTTGGAAATTATCAACGAAGTCGCTTTTGAGCAATGTGATGATCCGCTAACAGAGGGAGAAGATCCCATTGTCATTGATGTGGATATTCTGCAAATGCTCTTAAGTTCTGACTAG
- a CDS encoding NfeD family protein, translating into MAWLWLGLGLAFCVFEVITPTAFVELMMGISAFAVAVISLVVPQFYLQALIWLILSVFLIALVRRFVPKRTARILQAEVEAETLTQIPAGQTGRVIYEGSSWRARCEDENLTIESKTKVYVVGRKGTTLFVIPTEFGEGLTFHPKA; encoded by the coding sequence TTGGCTTGGCTATGGTTAGGACTAGGATTAGCGTTTTGTGTATTTGAGGTTATTACACCAACCGCTTTTGTGGAACTGATGATGGGCATCAGTGCCTTTGCTGTCGCAGTTATTTCTTTGGTAGTACCTCAGTTCTATCTTCAGGCTCTAATTTGGTTGATCTTGTCAGTCTTTTTGATTGCATTAGTTCGCCGATTTGTGCCCAAAAGAACCGCCAGAATTTTACAAGCTGAGGTGGAAGCGGAGACGCTCACTCAAATTCCAGCAGGCCAAACGGGTCGAGTGATCTATGAAGGCAGTTCTTGGCGAGCTCGCTGTGAAGATGAAAATTTGACCATCGAAAGCAAGACAAAAGTGTACGTTGTAGGCCGAAAAGGCACGACCTTGTTCGTCATTCCTACTGAATTTGGGGAAGGTCTGACCTTTCATCCAAAAGCGTGA